From Nonlabens sp. Ci31, the proteins below share one genomic window:
- a CDS encoding threonine aldolase family protein encodes MIDLRSDTVTKPSKGMMEAMFHAEVGDDVYKEDPTVNELERRVAELFGMDDALFFPTGSMANQAAIKMHTQPGEQLICDKYAHVYNYEGGGVSFNSGVSCKLLDGSRGMVTAAQVEAAINPPDFYHSPLTSLVCLENTTNKGGGACYDFQTFQEIKAVCIKHGLGLHLDGARLWNALVATGQNPKEYGGVFDTISVCFSKGMGTPLGTVLTGKKEIMKKAMRVRKVLGGGMRQIGFMAAAANYALDHNFDRLAEDNARAQELGNLLASLDYVVKVEPVETNIVIFEVKDEKAVMDYCVSKNLIISNMGQGKLRLVTHLDYTQDNHLTVLQYFKEFKSL; translated from the coding sequence ATGATAGATTTAAGAAGTGATACAGTAACAAAACCTTCCAAAGGAATGATGGAGGCCATGTTCCATGCCGAAGTAGGAGACGACGTTTATAAGGAAGATCCAACGGTTAATGAATTAGAAAGGCGAGTGGCAGAGCTATTTGGGATGGATGATGCATTATTTTTCCCTACTGGAAGTATGGCAAATCAAGCCGCGATTAAAATGCACACACAACCTGGAGAGCAGTTGATATGCGATAAATATGCACATGTTTATAATTATGAAGGTGGTGGCGTTTCTTTTAATAGTGGTGTTTCTTGTAAGTTGTTAGATGGATCCAGAGGTATGGTAACCGCTGCTCAAGTAGAAGCAGCGATCAATCCGCCAGATTTTTATCACAGCCCATTGACTTCTTTGGTATGTTTAGAAAACACCACTAATAAAGGTGGTGGCGCATGTTATGATTTTCAAACCTTTCAAGAAATTAAAGCTGTTTGTATAAAACATGGTCTGGGACTGCATCTGGACGGCGCACGTTTATGGAATGCGCTGGTGGCCACTGGACAAAATCCTAAAGAATATGGAGGAGTTTTTGATACTATTTCGGTCTGTTTTTCTAAAGGAATGGGAACACCACTAGGTACCGTTCTTACCGGTAAGAAAGAGATCATGAAAAAAGCGATGCGTGTACGTAAAGTTTTAGGCGGCGGGATGCGACAAATAGGCTTTATGGCAGCAGCAGCAAATTATGCGCTGGATCACAATTTTGATAGACTGGCAGAAGATAACGCTAGGGCACAAGAATTGGGTAACCTACTCGCTTCTCTTGATTATGTAGTAAAAGTAGAGCCGGTAGAGACTAACATTGTCATCTTTGAGGTGAAAGATGAGAAAGCTGTAATGGATTATTGTGTTTCAAAAAACTTGATCATCAGCAATATGGGGCAAGGCAAGTTAAGGTTGGTGACTCATTTAGATTATACTCAGGACAATCACTTGACGGTCCTTCAATATTTTAAAGAATTTAAAAGCCTGTAG